tTGGGGGAGAGCCCTCACAGCACAGCAAGGTAGGGGCCTGGGGGGTGGCCCagccttcaccccacccccaggcccctcctcacaGCCATCCCCGACAGacctgctgggcactgggctggcAGCACCCCTCTCCCCGGACCCTGAAGCAGGGTCCGCGGAGCAAAGCCTCTGGCAGCTGTGGCTGCCACCCCTGGGGCGGGCGCCCCTCTGGGCTGTGTCAGCAGATGCTCGGTGACCTCTCCAGGCGGCCGCCTGTGCTGGGGCTGGACTGGAGGACTCCCGAGCTAGGGTTCTAAGAACCACGCTGGGAGGCGGGGAAGGCGGGGAAGGCCCCTTTGAGCCGCAGAAGACGACAAATACCCCgcaagccaggcagcagcacacaCACAGGTCTTGGGCCCACATTTATTAGAACCCTGAAGCGGACTCagcagccaccccccaccctagAGGTGTGGCCCTGAGGCCCCAGGAACTGGCCTCTCCAGGGCAAACGGCCAAGAAGCCCTCCCGCAGCCAGAGCAAACAGAACAGTCAGAAACGGTCCCTTCCGCTGGGGAGACCGCTCCTCCCAGGCCTGCGGGTTCCAGCCCCTTCTGAGGAGAAGTCCTCCCCCAGGCTTCCAGCTCCCCAGCCGCACTCCAGCCTGCCCCTGGCTTCAGCTCCAGGGCTTCCTTGCGTCACCCTGGCCCCCGCTGTGTACGGCGGCGGGTCCTAGGGCCAGCAGTGGCCGTGAGGCCAGAGGGCGACGCCGGGCCTGAGTGCCTCTGCCGCCGAGCCCTCCGGGAGCCTAGCTGCCGAAGTACTCCTGCTGGAACTTCTGGAAGTCTTCCTCGGTGAACACGGTGCCCTcagccttcttcttcttctttttggccACAGGCCGGTCACAGGCCTTGCGGCCCCGGTTCTGGTGCACGATCTGGAGGCGCGTGGGAGTCAGGACATGAGGAAGCCCCACGCCCTGGCACAGCTGGCCAAGTGCTGCCCCTCACCTGGTTGCCACGCgggacagggcctggcccagcctccctcctcctccaccctgcccccagcccttcgGGGGACAGCCCTCACAGCACAGCGAGGCAGGGGCCTGGAGGGTGGCCCAGCCTTCACCCCACACCCAGGCTCCTCCTCACAGCTGTCCCCGACAGACCTGCTGGGTGACGGACTCAGGCACGGTGCTCCTGGCGCTGGTCATAAACTTGAGGTTCACTCCGAGGTAGCCCCGACACTCTCGCTTCTGGA
The sequence above is a segment of the Phyllostomus discolor isolate MPI-MPIP mPhyDis1 chromosome 2, mPhyDis1.pri.v3, whole genome shotgun sequence genome. Coding sequences within it:
- the RPS19BP1 gene encoding active regulator of SIRT1; protein product: MSAALLRRGLELLGTPEAPQAAPSQAKPNEAPVKRARKAKTTQAGKLRNSAKGKVPKSALAEFQKRECRGYLGVNLKFMTSARSTVPESVTQQIVHQNRGRKACDRPVAKKKKKKAEGTVFTEEDFQKFQQEYFGS